Below is a genomic region from Irregularibacter muris.
GGCAATAGATGTTCTTTGTTTCATCCCCCCTGATAGTTGGTGGGGATAATATTCTTCAAAACCCTGTAGTTTAACCATATTTATATAGGTAGAGGATTGTTTCCTTATTTCTTCTTGGGTATATTTTCTCTTGGCATTTTTCAAGGGGAACTCGATATTATCTCGGAGAGTCTTCCAAGGAAATAGCTGATCAAATTCTTGAAAGATCATAATACATTCTTTGGCAGGGTGAGTAACTTCCTTATCCTTTAGAGTAATTTTACCCCCGTCCTTTTTTATAAATCCTCCTATAAGATTTAATAAAGTTGTCTTCCCTTCACCAGAGGAACCAAGGATACAAACAAATTCCCCCTCTTCTATCGTTAAGTTGATGTGATTAAGAACCTTTATACCATTATAGAATTTTGAAAGATTTTCTATTTTAATCATAGTGCTCATGACGATATGCCCCATTTTCTTATTGTAAGTTTTTCAATTTTATCAAAGACTAAATCATCTATTCCTATTCCAATGATAATAATGAGGATTAGACCTGCGAAAAGACCAGGAGTATCCATAAAGACTCTTTTATTAAAAAGATACCAGCCAATACCCCCCTGCCCTCCTGTGGCACCAAAAATCATTTCTGCACTAATGGCTGCTCGCCAAGCTCTTGCCCATCCTATTTTTAATCCAGCAATAATATAGGGAAGGGAAGCAGGGATGTAGATTTTAGTAACAATTTTTAACAGGCTAAATTCATAGTTTTGGCCTATCTTTTTATAGACGGAAGGAATAGATTTAAATCCAGCCGATAGATTTAAAATCATTGGCCATAACACAGAATGAACAATAATAAAGACCACTGCCTTGCTTCCTGTGCCTATCCAAAGGATAATTAAGGGAAGTAAGGCGATACCCGGTAAGGGATGAAAGATAGACACTAAGGCATCCATAAGACTTTCAAATATAGGATGCAGTATAGCCAGGAAGGAGAGAATAAGAGAAGAAAATACTCCTATTATCAACCCCAATAGGATTAACCCTAAAGAATATAAAATCTGATAGACAATTTCCCCTGAGAATATAGAAGACAATAGAGACTGCCCAATGAGTTTTAAAGAGGGAAAGGATAAAGCATTGACTAGGGAAGAATGAGCCATGATCTCCCATATCCCTAAGAACAACAGAATCCATATCAATCTTAAACAAAAGGGGGTAAGGATGCTTTTATTCTTCATATTCAACATTTTCCCACAGGATTTCTTCAGGGTTTTTATAAGCCTTAGAAATATATTTTGTTTTGTACATAAATTCAGAAAACTCTTTGGTTCCCTTTACCTTTGTACTATAATGGGTATCCTCAGAGGTGAGATATTCCAAGATTTCCTCCTGGGGAAGATCATAATATTGGGTTAAAATCTTTGCGGCCTTTTCAGGGTTGTTATTGATGAATTCTATAGCTTCCCTTACTCCTTCATTTAAGGCCTGATAGAGTTCTGAATTTTGATCATGGAATTTTTTTGTGGTCACTCCCACTATAAAACTAAAATCTCCTCCAAAGGCTTCCTTTACATCTAAGATTTTATGGAATTCTTCATTTTTTAGTTCAGATTCCAAGTAGGGTGTAGCTGTAAAATGAGCTTTAATCTCATTTTTAGAGAATAATGCATTCATTCCATCAGGATGGGAGAGGGTGACTAAAAGATTGTCCATTTTTTGAGGATTATTAAACTCCCGATCACAGGCCATGGAAAGAAGGATGTGCTGTACACTTCCCGGCTGGGGTAGGGCAATTCTATCCTTTTCTGTAATGTCTTCTAGGGATTTTATTTCCTTTGGCACGACCAATCCTCCAGGTACTGAAGATAAACCGGTAAAGATTTTCCAATCCATCCCCTTGTCCCATCCAATATAGAAAGGGGGGATGGCCATGAAACCAACATCTAGTTTATCGGCCACCATGGCCTCTCTAATAGCGGCGGTGTTAATCATTTGCTCCCAAACCACCTTTACCCCAGGCAATTTTTCTTCTAATAGACCTTGATGTCTCATGATTTGTACGGGAGCATAGGCAATGCCATACTGTTCAGCGATTCTAATCTCTGTATTTCCACTGGTTTCCTTGGAGGCTGCACAGCCCTGGAACAACAATAAAATAAATAGGATGAAAATAATTGCTGGCTTTTTCAATATTTTTACCTCCTTTACTAGTAGATCTTATATTGAAGGGTAAGATTTTCATTTTTTTCATTGAGGATTTGTAGATGGGTAAAGGCATGATTGATATTCCTGGAGAGTTCCTCCTTATTGGCCCCTTCAATAATCATAAAGCCCGCCCTGGCTGTGGCGTTTTCAATGACGGGAAGCTCTTTACCTTCTACAATATTGTAACCAGCATATAAGAGCCCTGGTAATTTTTTTAATTCCTTTACAGGAGTGATTTGCTTTACCCTACCAGCCCGGGCAAAAAATAGTTGGGTAGAAAGATACTTATTATTCTCTAAGATGCAGTAGGGTTCTATAGGGGAAGGCATTTTCCCCTTGAGGGAAAAATCAATGACCCTATCCAAAATATCCACACCTGTTAAATAGGGAATGAAAAGATCCTCATAGGCTCCTCCAATTCTACAGGCAATCTCATTAATAAGGATACCCTCCGCTCCTACTAGCAGTTGCACATATAGGGGGCCTTCCTTGATGCCGAAGGCTTTGGTGATATTGTCAACAAGGTTCTTCATGGTTGGGTATTCTTCCATATGCTTTGAAGGGAAGGCATGGGCAAAACATATGCCAATGTGCTTGGCTCTTTGGAAGGTTTCCCTATCGGTGATGGTCAAAATATGAGGAATTCCTTTTTCAACCCAGGCACTTATGGTGATTTCATCACTTTCATAAAACTCCTCTAACAATGCTTCCCTTTGTCGAGAAAAGCTTAGGGTACTTTGGATATTGTCCTTTATTTCTTGAGAACTATGGAGTTTATAAACTCCCCTTTGTCCCTGACTATCCAAGGGCTTAAGTACTACGGGGAATTTCATCCCTTCCCAATCCTTTTCCGTACAGTCTTGGTTGAGAAATCGGTACTTTACCGTGGGAAGATTGTGTTTTGTAAAGATGCCTTTCATGATTTTTTTATTGGTAACAGCCTCGGCAGTATCTATGTCTAAAAATTGAGGCAGATTTAATGCTGAGGCTACTCGGGAAACGGTATAGACAGGTTGGTCGGTGCCTAGGGTCATGACTCCATCTACTGAGTATTTTTTTGCCACTTCTATATTTCCTTCTACATCGAAGGTACTCACTACCTCATTGTACTTTGCATAGGCTCTTCCTGGTGCATCGGGATAATAATCGGTTAGCACCACCTCGTGACCCTTTTGTACGGCTCTTTTAATGCCATTTAATTGATTATTTCCTCCACCTAAAATAAGTAATCGCATATCCGTCCTCCTCTAGTGTAAGAGATTAAGTTAGTTCACTCGAAAGTCCTTTGGACTTTCCTGCTATTCTATAATAAAAAAATAATTTCATAAAAAGTTTTGCTAATTTTACAAAATTGTAATTAGACTTGCCATATTTTCTTTCCACATGCTGTACAGATACATTGCCTATATTTTTGGTAAATTTAAGGGTTATGGCTGTTAGGTAAACAAAGGGAGTATGGTCCGATAATATTCTGTCTACAGTTTTGCGATTAATCATTCGATAGCTTCCTATTTTAATATTTCTCGGCTTATTAAGACCTACCGTAAAGAAGACATCAACTAATTTGGAACCTAATTTTCTGTAAAAGGGATACTTTTTATTTTCCGGGATGCCATAGACCACATCATAGCCCTTATTGATTTCAGAGATGAGTAAAGGGAGATCCTCTGGTTGATGTTCTAGATCATCGTCCATGGTGATAATGAAGCTTCCTTTAGAAGCCCCCATCCCAATTTTAATGGCCCCTTGTTGACCATGATTTTCTTGAAGGGCAATGACATGAACTCTACTATCCCTTTCATTTAATTCTTTTAGTTTTTCCAAACTATTATCCTTAGATAGGTCATCTACTAGAATGATTTCAAAGGTTTGGTCTAAGCTTTCCAGGGTTTTAATGATCCTGAGCACAACTTCTTCTATGGAATGATGACTATTGTATACTGGTATGACTACACTAAAGCGCACATCTTTCAAGATATCTCCCCCAAAATTTCATGTAATTTTTCTACAACATAATCTAATTCTTTTTTCTCCATATCTGTATATAAAGGTAGCCTAAGCAGTGTGTCTCCAACTTTTTTGGTGGTAGGTAAATCTAAAGTTTGATACCCTAGGGAAAGGCCCATGGGAGAATGATGTAAAGGGACAAAATGGATAGTGGACTGAATATGATTTTCTTTTAATCTACTCATAACATCATCCCGGGTTTTTTTATCCTTAAGAAGAATATAAAAGTTATGATAATTGGACTGAAAATCAAGGGGAACATTTGTCATAGAAAGAAAAATGCCCTTATCTATGTATTGCTGTAAATGATGGGTATAAAATTCTACAATGATTTTTCTTTTTTTTATAATTTCATCGATATTCTGTAATTGGGCATAAAGCATGGCCATTAAAATGTCTGAGGGTACATAACTTGAACCCACATCAATCCAGGTATAACGACTAACTTCTCCTCGGATAAATTGATTGCGATTGGTCCCCTTTTGCCGTAGAAAATCTGCCCGCTTCAATAGAGCGGGATCTTTGATATTTATACTTAGGGCTCCCCCTTCCCCGGAGATATAATTCTTTGTACCATGAAAACTATAACATCCTATGTGGCCCCATGTTCCCAAGGGTTTGCCCCTATAAGTGGCACCCAATACCTGGGCGGCATCTTCGATAACATATAGATTATACTTTTCAGCTAGATGCATAATTTTATCCATTGGACATCCAATACCCCCATAATGAACAGGAAGGAGGGCTTTGGTATTTTCAGTTATTTTTTTCTCCATTTCCTCTAAATTCATAGTCAATGTATTTTCATCAATATCTACAAATACAGGTATTCCCCCCTGTAGCATTACTGCATTGGCTGTAGAGGAGAAGGTGTAGGAGGGCATGATGACCTCGTCACCAGATTTAATATTAATTAGCATCATAGCTAATTCTAGAGCATGGGTACCAGAGGTAGTGGTCAATATTTTGATACTTTTTAATCTGTTTTCCAATAATCGGGTTACTTTTTTGTCAAAAAAACCATCTCCGACTACACTACCCATTTCCAGTGCCTTAGTAATATATTCAACTTCATGACCAGTTAAATGTATTTTATTAAATGGAATATTCATAAATGAGGACTCCTAAAAAGTTGTTTTTGATGGATAATATGATGGGGCATTCCCAGCAATTTGAGTTTATTATAACATAAACTATTATTCGCGATAGGATTTATATAGAGCTATATTCTTAAGCTGGATTTCTTATACACCCTTGAAAGCTATATAAATCAATAGAAAGCTGAGAGTCATCCATTTATTGTCATAAGTTTATTTAATCTTCTATTAGTATTTGTGATGGCAATATAGGCATAAATCACCTTGATTTAGCCCACGTTTAGTTATAAAATTCACGATATATAAGAGTTGTACTCCTTAAATGGAGAGTTTGCTTTGTGCAGAGGTTTAGAGTTTGTTAATGCAGCCTAAAGCGTTTTAAATCAAGTGTTTGAGCGTAGAGAGTTTTTGATACTGCTGAAGGCAAATTTACAAACTCTTGACCTTGGAACATGAGAAAATCGGAATTTAATTAGCACAACGGACTAAGTTATGATGGTGCTTATCTATAAAAATTCATTGTAGTAAAATGATAAGATTGAAAGTCATGAATATGACCCATAAAATAAGTAGAGGAGAGATTAGGTTGAAGGGGATAATTTTAGCAGGAGGAGAGGGTTCCAGACTTTACCCTATTACCAAGTGTATGAGCAAGCAATTATTACCGATTTATGATAAACCAATGATTTATTATCCTTTATCTGTCCTTATGCTTTCCAGGATTAATGAAGTTTTAATTATTTCTGATTCTAAATATATAGGCTTTTATAAGGATCTTGTAGGGGATGGTTGCCATTTAGGGATGAAGCTTGAGTATAAGGCTCAGGAACAGCCAAGGGGGCTGGCCGATGCTTTTATTTTAGGAGAGAAATTTATTGGAGAAGATAATGTATGTCTTATATTGGGAGACAATCTATTTTATGGACAAAATTTTATTTCTAAACTCTTAAAGCTTTCCAGCATGAAAAAAGGAGCTGTAATTTTTGGGTATTATGTATCCTCGCCCAGGGACTTTGGAGTTGTGGAATTTGATCAAAATAATCGTGTGATATCCCTAGAGGAAAAGCCAGAATATCCAAAATCTAATTATGTGGTGCCAGGATTGTATTTTTATGACAATAGTGTAATAGAAAAGGCAAAGAATTTACAACCCTCTCCTAGGGGAGAATTGGAAATTACTGATTTAAATAATGCCTATTTAAAGGAAAATCAGCTTCATATAGAACTTTTAGGACGGGGCTTTGCTTGGTTTGACACGGGAAGTTATGATGGCCTGATGAATGCTTCAAATTTTGTCCAGACCATGCAAAAGAGAACAGGCCTTTATATCTCCTGTCCTGAGGAGATTGCCTATAGAAATGGCTGGATTGATAGGAGTAAGCTTGCTGCCCTTGGTCGGGAATATGAAAAGACAGATTACGGGCAATATTTACTTACTGTTGCTGGAGAAAAAGAAGAAAGGAGTAGGCCATGAATATTTTAGTGACGGGTGGAGCTGGTTTTATCGGCTCAAACTTTATCAAATATATGTTTTCGCATTTTGATTATTCCATTATCAACCTTGATAAGTTGACCTATGCAGGAAATTTAAAAAATCTAGAGGATGTTGCCCTGGATAAAAGATATCATTTTGTACAGGGAGATATTTGTGATAGGGAGTTATTAGAAGATGTTTTTAATCGCTATGATATAGAGGTGGTGATTAACTTTGCAGCCGAATCCCACGTGGATAGAAGTATAGAGGATCCAGAAGTATTTTTAAAAACCAATATTCTAGGAACCCAAGCCTTACTTGATACTGCTAAAAAGCATTGGAAGGTCGACCCTGATAATCAACACAGCAGAGAATTTAGACCCCATGTTAAATTTATTCAGATATCTACAGATGAAGTATATGGAAGTTTAGAGACTAAGGGGTTTTTCGTGGAAACTACCAATCTAGCCCCCAATAGCCCCTATTCGGCCTCAAAGGCTGCTGCAGATATGCTGGTTAGAGCTTATTTTATGACCTATGGTTTACCGACAAACATCACAAGGTGTTCCAATAATTATGGACCTTACCAATTTCCTGAAAAGTTAATCCCTTTAATGATTAACAATGCTCTGAAGGACAAAAGCTTGCCTATATATGGAGACGGGAAACAAGTTCGTGACTGGCTATACGTAGAGGATCACTGTAGGGCTATAGAGGCTGTGCTCCATAGGGGGAGAATAGGGGAAGTGTATAATATTGGGGGAAATAATGAAAAACAAAATATTGAGATGGTAGAGATTATTCTCAAGTATTTAAACAAAGGGGAGAAACTAATTACCCATGTGAGGGATAGACTGGGTCACGATATAAGATATGCTATAGATAATACGAAGATAACTACAGAACTTGGTTGGAGTCCTATGTAT
It encodes:
- a CDS encoding ABC transporter ATP-binding protein; its protein translation is MIKIENLSKFYNGIKVLNHINLTIEEGEFVCILGSSGEGKTTLLNLIGGFIKKDGGKITLKDKEVTHPAKECIMIFQEFDQLFPWKTLRDNIEFPLKNAKRKYTQEEIRKQSSTYINMVKLQGFEEYYPHQLSGGMKQRTSIARSLVTMPKVLLMDEPFGSLDGQTKNQLHKTLLDIWKKTKTTIVFITHDVREALILADRIVIMKNGEISKVVHNQDKSVSENKVQEITSFL
- a CDS encoding ABC transporter permease, with product MKNKSILTPFCLRLIWILLFLGIWEIMAHSSLVNALSFPSLKLIGQSLLSSIFSGEIVYQILYSLGLILLGLIIGVFSSLILSFLAILHPIFESLMDALVSIFHPLPGIALLPLIILWIGTGSKAVVFIIVHSVLWPMILNLSAGFKSIPSVYKKIGQNYEFSLLKIVTKIYIPASLPYIIAGLKIGWARAWRAAISAEMIFGATGGQGGIGWYLFNKRVFMDTPGLFAGLILIIIIGIGIDDLVFDKIEKLTIRKWGISS
- a CDS encoding ABC transporter substrate-binding protein → MKKPAIIFILFILLLFQGCAASKETSGNTEIRIAEQYGIAYAPVQIMRHQGLLEEKLPGVKVVWEQMINTAAIREAMVADKLDVGFMAIPPFYIGWDKGMDWKIFTGLSSVPGGLVVPKEIKSLEDITEKDRIALPQPGSVQHILLSMACDREFNNPQKMDNLLVTLSHPDGMNALFSKNEIKAHFTATPYLESELKNEEFHKILDVKEAFGGDFSFIVGVTTKKFHDQNSELYQALNEGVREAIEFINNNPEKAAKILTQYYDLPQEEILEYLTSEDTHYSTKVKGTKEFSEFMYKTKYISKAYKNPEEILWENVEYEE
- a CDS encoding ATP-grasp domain-containing protein, yielding MRLLILGGGNNQLNGIKRAVQKGHEVVLTDYYPDAPGRAYAKYNEVVSTFDVEGNIEVAKKYSVDGVMTLGTDQPVYTVSRVASALNLPQFLDIDTAEAVTNKKIMKGIFTKHNLPTVKYRFLNQDCTEKDWEGMKFPVVLKPLDSQGQRGVYKLHSSQEIKDNIQSTLSFSRQREALLEEFYESDEITISAWVEKGIPHILTITDRETFQRAKHIGICFAHAFPSKHMEEYPTMKNLVDNITKAFGIKEGPLYVQLLVGAEGILINEIACRIGGAYEDLFIPYLTGVDILDRVIDFSLKGKMPSPIEPYCILENNKYLSTQLFFARAGRVKQITPVKELKKLPGLLYAGYNIVEGKELPVIENATARAGFMIIEGANKEELSRNINHAFTHLQILNEKNENLTLQYKIY
- a CDS encoding glycosyltransferase family 2 protein, which encodes MRFSVVIPVYNSHHSIEEVVLRIIKTLESLDQTFEIILVDDLSKDNSLEKLKELNERDSRVHVIALQENHGQQGAIKIGMGASKGSFIITMDDDLEHQPEDLPLLISEINKGYDVVYGIPENKKYPFYRKLGSKLVDVFFTVGLNKPRNIKIGSYRMINRKTVDRILSDHTPFVYLTAITLKFTKNIGNVSVQHVERKYGKSNYNFVKLAKLFMKLFFYYRIAGKSKGLSSELT
- the rffA gene encoding dTDP-4-amino-4,6-dideoxygalactose transaminase, producing the protein MNIPFNKIHLTGHEVEYITKALEMGSVVGDGFFDKKVTRLLENRLKSIKILTTTSGTHALELAMMLINIKSGDEVIMPSYTFSSTANAVMLQGGIPVFVDIDENTLTMNLEEMEKKITENTKALLPVHYGGIGCPMDKIMHLAEKYNLYVIEDAAQVLGATYRGKPLGTWGHIGCYSFHGTKNYISGEGGALSINIKDPALLKRADFLRQKGTNRNQFIRGEVSRYTWIDVGSSYVPSDILMAMLYAQLQNIDEIIKKRKIIVEFYTHHLQQYIDKGIFLSMTNVPLDFQSNYHNFYILLKDKKTRDDVMSRLKENHIQSTIHFVPLHHSPMGLSLGYQTLDLPTTKKVGDTLLRLPLYTDMEKKELDYVVEKLHEILGEIS
- the rfbA gene encoding glucose-1-phosphate thymidylyltransferase RfbA, which gives rise to MKGIILAGGEGSRLYPITKCMSKQLLPIYDKPMIYYPLSVLMLSRINEVLIISDSKYIGFYKDLVGDGCHLGMKLEYKAQEQPRGLADAFILGEKFIGEDNVCLILGDNLFYGQNFISKLLKLSSMKKGAVIFGYYVSSPRDFGVVEFDQNNRVISLEEKPEYPKSNYVVPGLYFYDNSVIEKAKNLQPSPRGELEITDLNNAYLKENQLHIELLGRGFAWFDTGSYDGLMNASNFVQTMQKRTGLYISCPEEIAYRNGWIDRSKLAALGREYEKTDYGQYLLTVAGEKEERSRP
- the rfbB gene encoding dTDP-glucose 4,6-dehydratase, encoding MNILVTGGAGFIGSNFIKYMFSHFDYSIINLDKLTYAGNLKNLEDVALDKRYHFVQGDICDRELLEDVFNRYDIEVVINFAAESHVDRSIEDPEVFLKTNILGTQALLDTAKKHWKVDPDNQHSREFRPHVKFIQISTDEVYGSLETKGFFVETTNLAPNSPYSASKAAADMLVRAYFMTYGLPTNITRCSNNYGPYQFPEKLIPLMINNALKDKSLPIYGDGKQVRDWLYVEDHCRAIEAVLHRGRIGEVYNIGGNNEKQNIEMVEIILKYLNKGEKLITHVRDRLGHDIRYAIDNTKITTELGWSPMYSFEEGIDRTISWYMKNKNIFLGP